CCTGACGGTGGGAGAGGCCCAGCTCGAACCTGAGGGAGAGCACCTGCTGGTATCGCTGGGGCAGGCAGGCCATGGCCTTCCACATGCGCCTTCGCTCGTCTTGGTCCAAGGCTGCCTCCTCAGGCGAGTCATCGAACCTCTCCGCCTGCTCCCACCACCGCGAGGTCCTGGCCTGCGCCCGCACATAGCTCACCAACAGGTTGTGGGCGATGCTAAAGAGCCAGCTTTCCACCGCCCCCTTGTTCCGCAGGCTGTCCCAGTGCAGATAGGCCCGCAGGAAGGCCTCGGCCACGATGTCTTCGGCCACCTCCCGCTGGGGAAGACGACTCAGGACGTAGGCCATGAGGCGTGGGAAATAGGCCTCGTAAAGACGGCAGAACTCCACCTGGCTCGGGCCGTTGGCCCGGTGGCACCCATCGTCTCTCCCTTGGTCCATAGACCTGCCCTCCCTTGTAATCTCCCCCTCCCCCTCCCCGTCTAACTTGTGAAGTTCAGTTCAGGCTTTGCCTTTCAGGCAAAACCAAACACGAAAATTTTTGCCTGAAAGCTCAAAGCAGCTTTTTCAAACGGGAAATTCAATTCTAGCATAGCCGTGCCAAAGGCGGATGGGCCTGTGGATGAGGGCCAGTTTTCGAAAGGTTTTCCACAAGGGGAGACGGCGAGGAGAGGACGATGGCGGAGGGGCGAAGGTGGCGCCTTCTGAGCAATCACGGGCTCGTGCTGGCCTACATCGCCCGTGACCCCCACGCCACCCTGCGCCAGATGGCCCAAGGGCTGGGCCTCACCGAGAGGGCTGTCTACCGCCTGGTGGCCGATCTGGAGGAGGCTGGCCTTATCGCCAAGCAGAAGGTG
The Dehalococcoidia bacterium DNA segment above includes these coding regions:
- a CDS encoding sigma-70 family RNA polymerase sigma factor, which codes for MDQGRDDGCHRANGPSQVEFCRLYEAYFPRLMAYVLSRLPQREVAEDIVAEAFLRAYLHWDSLRNKGAVESWLFSIAHNLLVSYVRAQARTSRWWEQAERFDDSPEEAALDQDERRRMWKAMACLPQRYQQVLSLRFELGLSHRQVAQVMGVSEGNARVLLLRALRRLRAIMSQGEAIRHGAR
- a CDS encoding winged helix-turn-helix transcriptional regulator; translation: MAEGRRWRLLSNHGLVLAYIARDPHATLRQMAQGLGLTERAVYRLVADLEEAGLIAKQKVGRRNAYSVNWSRLLDQEAGPAFTMGEWLSLIQRGVQGLGPQPGQDTGGMP